The following proteins are encoded in a genomic region of Streptomyces sp. NBC_01723:
- a CDS encoding MFS transporter — translation MTTSSLIRDQKPGAARREGHPGIALTVIAACQLMVVLDATIVNIALPHIQDALKFSTTDLTWVVSAYTLTFGGLLLLGGRAGDILGRRRVFMTGILLFTFASLLGGFAQEPWQLLAARVLQGVGGAIASPTSLALITTTFPEGPERNRAFGVFAAVSAGGGAIGLLAGGMLTEWLDWRWVLFVNVPIGVLIAVLTPMYISESERHSGRFDITGAVTSTAGMASLVYGFIRAADDGWRDSLTIGSFVAAVVLLLSFAFIESRAKEPITPLRMFADRNRSGTYVIMLSLAAAMFGMFFYIVLFVQNVLGYTPIEAGLAFLPVTVVIALGAGISQRFLPVLGPKPFMIVGSTLAAVGLGWQALISSDSSYVGGVLGPMLIFGFGMGLNFVTLTLTAVSGVAQHEAGAASGLLNAMQQVGGSIGLAILTTVFGTASRDEAEKQVPDFLANGSPEQKAEFAQTQQLPAPWGHDVLAQGISAAFIPAAAMAVLALATAWLVIRVRKSDLEALSGSAGPGVG, via the coding sequence GTGACAACCTCATCTCTGATCCGTGACCAGAAGCCGGGAGCGGCCCGCCGGGAGGGGCATCCCGGCATCGCGCTCACCGTCATCGCGGCCTGCCAGCTCATGGTGGTACTCGACGCGACGATTGTGAACATCGCACTCCCGCACATTCAAGACGCGCTCAAGTTCAGCACAACCGACCTCACCTGGGTCGTCAGCGCCTACACGCTCACCTTCGGCGGCCTGCTCCTGCTCGGTGGCCGAGCCGGTGACATCCTCGGCAGGCGCCGGGTCTTCATGACCGGCATCCTGCTGTTCACCTTCGCCTCGCTGCTCGGCGGCTTCGCCCAGGAACCCTGGCAACTGCTGGCGGCGCGCGTCCTGCAAGGTGTGGGAGGCGCTATCGCCTCGCCCACGTCGCTCGCCCTCATAACCACCACGTTCCCCGAGGGCCCGGAACGCAACCGGGCCTTCGGTGTCTTCGCGGCCGTGTCCGCGGGTGGTGGCGCCATCGGTCTGCTGGCCGGCGGCATGCTGACCGAGTGGCTGGACTGGCGTTGGGTGCTCTTCGTCAACGTGCCGATCGGCGTGCTGATCGCGGTGCTCACCCCGATGTACATCAGTGAGTCCGAGCGGCACTCCGGCCGCTTCGACATCACCGGGGCGGTGACCTCGACGGCGGGTATGGCCTCCCTCGTCTACGGCTTCATCCGCGCCGCGGACGACGGCTGGCGGGACAGCCTGACCATCGGTTCCTTCGTGGCGGCCGTGGTGCTGCTGCTGTCCTTCGCGTTCATCGAGTCGCGGGCCAAGGAGCCGATCACCCCGCTGCGGATGTTCGCCGACCGCAACCGCTCGGGCACGTACGTGATCATGCTCAGCCTGGCCGCGGCGATGTTCGGCATGTTCTTCTACATCGTGCTGTTCGTCCAGAACGTGCTGGGCTACACCCCCATCGAGGCGGGGCTGGCCTTCCTGCCGGTCACGGTGGTGATCGCGCTCGGCGCGGGCATCTCGCAGCGGTTCCTGCCGGTCCTCGGACCCAAGCCGTTCATGATCGTGGGCTCGACGCTCGCCGCGGTGGGACTCGGCTGGCAGGCCCTCATCAGCTCCGACAGCTCCTATGTCGGCGGCGTGCTGGGGCCGATGCTGATCTTCGGCTTCGGCATGGGCCTGAACTTCGTGACGCTGACGCTGACCGCGGTCTCCGGGGTCGCCCAGCACGAAGCGGGCGCCGCCTCCGGTCTGCTCAACGCCATGCAGCAGGTGGGCGGATCGATCGGCCTGGCCATCCTGACCACGGTCTTCGGCACGGCCAGCAGGGACGAGGCCGAGAAGCAGGTGCCGGACTTCCTCGCCAACGGCTCGCCGGAGCAGAAGGCCGAGTTCGCCCAGACGCAGCAGCTGCCGGCGCCGTGGGGGCACGACGTCCTGGCGCAGGGCATATCGGCGGCCTTCATCCCGGCCGCCGCGATGGCCGTACTCGCCCTGGCCACGGCATGGCTGGTGATCCGGGTCCGCAAGAGCGACCTGGAGGCCCTGTCCGGCTCGGCGGGTCCGGGGGTCGGCTGA
- a CDS encoding TetR/AcrR family transcriptional regulator — translation MVASNWAAASAQTSSRRRGAVLERAILDAALEQLGTVGWNGLTMEGVAAGAQTGKAAVYRRWPSKEDLVADALRSGLPRFDTVPDLGSVREDLLALCRRARDAMYSRPGFALRSVIHECDSAQAERFHTVIFKGVVEPTLEMLREVINRGIERGEVRRDAANGYVFDAIPAMMMYRSKICASEWPDLELEEMIDQLMVPLLRPDGA, via the coding sequence ATGGTTGCTTCGAACTGGGCGGCCGCCTCTGCCCAGACGTCCTCGCGGCGGCGTGGAGCCGTCCTCGAACGCGCGATCCTCGACGCCGCGCTGGAGCAACTCGGCACCGTCGGCTGGAATGGCCTCACGATGGAGGGTGTCGCCGCCGGCGCCCAGACCGGCAAGGCGGCGGTCTACCGGCGCTGGCCGTCCAAGGAGGACCTCGTCGCCGACGCGCTGCGGTCCGGGCTGCCGCGCTTCGACACGGTGCCCGACCTCGGAAGCGTGCGCGAGGACCTGCTGGCGCTGTGTCGCAGGGCGCGCGACGCGATGTACTCCCGGCCGGGGTTCGCCCTTCGCTCGGTCATTCACGAATGCGACAGCGCACAGGCCGAGCGCTTCCACACGGTGATCTTCAAGGGCGTGGTCGAGCCAACGCTCGAGATGCTCCGCGAGGTAATCAACCGTGGAATAGAGCGGGGAGAGGTCAGGCGCGACGCGGCCAACGGATACGTCTTCGACGCCATCCCGGCGATGATGATGTACCGATCCAAGATTTGTGCAAGTGAATGGCCGGACCTGGAGCTGGAGGAAATGATCGACCAGTTGATGGTCCCGCTGCTGCGGCCCGACGGCGCCTGA
- a CDS encoding ribonuclease HII: MPYEPPTHTVERSLRATTGAKIIAGVDEVGRGAWAGPVTVCAAITGLRRPPAGLTDSKLLTIKRRTELAVELRTWVTSYALGHASPEEIDAMGMTAALRLAAVRALETLPVRPDAVILDGKHDYLGAPWRVRTVIKGDQSCVAVAAASVLAKVQRDKMMAELGIDHADFAFADNAGYPSPVHRAALEERGPTPYHRLSWAYLDALPQWRHLKKVRSWVEGSVPEIEGQLGFDF, translated from the coding sequence ATGCCGTACGAACCACCCACTCACACCGTCGAGCGCTCCCTTCGCGCCACGACCGGAGCGAAGATCATTGCCGGTGTCGACGAGGTGGGGCGCGGTGCGTGGGCCGGTCCCGTGACCGTCTGCGCCGCGATCACCGGACTGCGCCGGCCCCCGGCCGGTCTCACCGACTCCAAGCTGCTCACCATCAAGCGACGCACCGAACTCGCCGTCGAGTTGCGGACCTGGGTCACCTCCTACGCCCTGGGGCACGCCTCTCCCGAGGAGATCGACGCCATGGGGATGACCGCCGCGCTGCGACTGGCGGCGGTACGCGCCCTGGAGACCCTGCCGGTCCGCCCCGACGCCGTCATCCTCGACGGCAAGCACGACTATCTCGGGGCGCCTTGGCGGGTCCGTACGGTGATCAAGGGTGACCAGTCCTGTGTGGCCGTTGCCGCGGCTTCGGTCCTGGCCAAGGTCCAGCGCGACAAAATGATGGCCGAACTGGGCATCGACCATGCAGACTTCGCCTTCGCGGACAACGCCGGGTATCCGTCACCCGTGCACCGGGCCGCGCTGGAGGAGCGGGGGCCCACCCCGTACCACCGGTTGTCGTGGGCGTATCTTGATGCGCTGCCCCAGTGGCGGCATCTCAAGAAGGTCCGCAGTTGGGTGGAGGGAAGCGTTCCGGAAATCGAGGGTCAGCTCGGATTCGATTTCTGA